The genomic segment CTTGTAATTCTTCGAAAAGTCTTCAACCATACCATCCAGATAGTTCTGCACCATCGCTTCCGGAACATCAAAAGGATTCAGGTCAATCATCTGGCGGGTTAGTTCGTTCTTCTTCCATTTTTCCTGTTCGGTCTCTTTCTGCTTCTTGAGGTCTTCGCGGATTTTCAGGCGAAGTTCCAGAATGGTTTCGACACCGCCGACCGTCTTGGCGAAAGAGTCATTCGGCTCCGGAAGGATTTTTTCGCGAACCTCTTTGACCAGACAGCGATATTTAAGAGTTTTTCCGGAAAAACGCTCGTCGGAATAGTCCGGAGGATAATTGACCGTAACCTCTTTTTCCTCACCGGCATTGAGCCCCACCATCGAATCCCGGAATTCCTTGACGGTTAGGCTGCTGGAGAGGTCGATTTCATTCCCTTTGAATTCATTTCCCTTCAGAATATTGGAGGGGTCCTCCAGTTTGACAAGGTCGACGACAAGAATGTCATTGGCTTGCGCCGGACGGGAGACCGGGCGAATTTCGGCATGCTTTTTTCTCAGGTAATCAACCACCGCGTCAACTTCGGAATCAAAAACCTGAATTTCATCTACGGGCAACTTGAGACCGTCATATTTCACGTTCAGGATTTCCGGCATCACCTCGACATGGGCGACATATCGCAGCGGCTCCCCTTCGTTGAGGGTATAATCGCCCAGCGCCGGATAGGAGGCGACATGAAGGTTCTGCTCTTTGACCGCCAGCGGGTATGACTTTTTTATCAGTTCGCTTAAGACATCCTCGCGGATATCGTCATTGAATTTCGATTTGATGACCGCAAGGGGGGCTTTGCCGGGGCGGAACCCTTTGATCTGGGCATCCTTGCGATATTTGTGGTAGGCTTCGGCAAAAGCGGCATCAACCAGGTCCACCGGCACTTCGATTTCGAGCTCGCGCAAGAGCCCTTTCGCAGACTTTATAGACGATTTCAATCTTTTCTCCTTACAATAAACTATTTAATGCGAAAGGGGGGATTTGAACCCCCACCCGGAAAGGACTGGATCCTAAGTCCAGCGCGTCTACCAGATTCCGCCACTTTCGCTCTGCCAGCGAAATATATAGTTTTTGAGATGCCAAGTCAAGGCAGGCGGATACCGGAGCAAAGGATGTGATAATGGAGCATCTGCAGTCACAGGGGAAATGAATTGACATGGGGAAACAGGGGACATAGATTCCATTCTATGGCGGAGAAAGTTTACCTGGGGATTGATTACGGCGAGCGGCGCATCGGGCTGGCGAAATCGGACCCGACCGGGCTGATTGCCTCGGCATACAAGACAATAGCGGTAAAGTCGTTAAATGCGGCTCTCCGAGAGATTGCGGAAGATATTGCAAAATGGCAGGTGGCCGGGGTAGTGGTCGGATATCCGGTAGCCGAAGATGGCGGCAATTTCGGGGAGCGCTGTCTGATGGTTGACGATTTCATTCAGCGGCTCCGGAAATATTATCAGGGTCCGGTATATAAGATAGATGAGCGGTTTTCCTCGGCCGAAGCGGAGCAGACCCTTCATCTGTTCCACAAGAAAATCCGGCAGGATAAGGGACGAGTGGACCGGATTGCCGC from the Candidatus Zixiibacteriota bacterium genome contains:
- the ruvX gene encoding Holliday junction resolvase RuvX, coding for MAEKVYLGIDYGERRIGLAKSDPTGLIASAYKTIAVKSLNAALREIAEDIAKWQVAGVVVGYPVAEDGGNFGERCLMVDDFIQRLRKYYQGPVYKIDERFSSAEAEQTLHLFHKKIRQDKGRVDRIAAAIILQRFLDERKDK
- the tig gene encoding trigger factor yields the protein MKSSIKSAKGLLRELEIEVPVDLVDAAFAEAYHKYRKDAQIKGFRPGKAPLAVIKSKFNDDIREDVLSELIKKSYPLAVKEQNLHVASYPALGDYTLNEGEPLRYVAHVEVMPEILNVKYDGLKLPVDEIQVFDSEVDAVVDYLRKKHAEIRPVSRPAQANDILVVDLVKLEDPSNILKGNEFKGNEIDLSSSLTVKEFRDSMVGLNAGEEKEVTVNYPPDYSDERFSGKTLKYRCLVKEVREKILPEPNDSFAKTVGGVETILELRLKIREDLKKQKETEQEKWKKNELTRQMIDLNPFDVPEAMVQNYLDGMVEDFSKNYKNFDEKQVREQYRPVAVNSIKWHLLSSRLAELEKIEVLPIDTENWIKRFADNYQMDVARAKEVLSNSGRIQEIRDSILEEKILEFLLSKVSFVSLDTFKASLGGESQPAASSPTIAGDEENEL